In the genome of Oxyura jamaicensis isolate SHBP4307 breed ruddy duck chromosome 13, BPBGC_Ojam_1.0, whole genome shotgun sequence, one region contains:
- the HMGXB3 gene encoding HMG domain-containing protein 3 isoform X2, with the protein MEAPYDGTEVTVVMEEIEGAYTYASPVPSKKKKKYKSPGDHGEKAKKPRSAYLLYYYDIYLKVQQELPHLPQSEINKKISESWRLLSVAEKSYYLEKAKLEKEGLDPNSKVSTRTTVVPDIPGFRKILPRSDYIIIPKTTLQEDRSRQPLELCVTQGQAAPEGVTASTNITNVPRDAVQNILSVDSSHVGISEQCIAIEGLSEETASFGQSEAVEEVVASEVLSHYVGPVTDKVAGDVLLDEASLEIEGQPYQTTRVVIEETLVSSSTDIPNGSIAVARPQDTEESTSSTPATQFIMLPLPAHSVVENPTSIKLTTTYTRRGHGNCTNPGCSFTYVTRHKPPKCPACGNFLGGKWIPKEKQPKIKSEPNSGTSLKTPATKRGQQSVLTEPAAVCESTSKSALESSEAVSQLLNAVPAGGQMQETEWEEVIISEAHILANSVLAEDRGTAAGVMVGQESQPQGDSSAEQAEKDNIGLRMPPSSEVLSPNTSAKKPVGIDAPAAAHKGQEVKSKPRPKPSLLAAARPMRAILPAPASVGREASTEQASKRQAFANTDKHPPVRTSGLKPSTLKQLGQAVLQPPSAEEQKLHSTLPNRASQVKVVEVKPDVFPSYKYSCTVTLDLGLATSRGRGKCKNPSCSYVYTNRHKPRICPSCGYNLAKDRAEKTAKSLEVSPGQPDVLNTSEPLTPSQKEIQRQSTLQLLRKVMQIPENESELAEVFTLIHELNSSRLILSNVSEETVTIEQTSWSNYYESPSAQCLLCNSPLFKGGQNSLAGPQECWLLTANRLQVVTAQVKVCLNLQCLALHSFTDIYTGLFNVGNKLLVSLDLLFAIRNHIKLGEDPRVAVGNILDSVQEQTEKSLSSDEQAQLQELLCNGYWAFECLTVRDYNDMICGICGITPKVEIAQRNVENVLALKNIEFTWPEFLASSEVNVEDFWSTMETEVIEQVAFPSSIPITKFDASIVAPFFPPLMRGAVVVNTEKDKNLDAQPVPGNGSALVRLLQEENFRLELISSYSEEELQSFLTQCDIPWEASDTKDQLCYSLLALYDFVQNGTSIKQASAHHTGGKIYKVCPHQVVCGSKYIVRGENARDHVDLLVSSRHWPPVYVVDTASSVALCADICCPDLASQMWGKNQGCFSDPMDPPTYVSCPELLDQHYSVDMTVAEHSVQHPVTKSAARRIVHAGLEQNSHQDPTAQHHCISLCRELEPYNAIIAAISDSKTSNVRQRPITFENATHYYLYNRLMDFLTSREIVNRQIQEIVQSCQPGEVVIRDALYRLGVAQIKTETEEDEEEKQEDDKDIAE; encoded by the exons ATGGAGGCTCCCTACGATGGCACCGAGGTAACCGTGGTGATGGAGGAAATAGAGGGCGCCTACACGTACGCGTCGCCAGTGCCTTcgaagaagaaaaagaaatacaaaagtcCTGGTGATCACGGGGAAAAAGCCAAAAAGCCTAG ATCTGCTTACCTCCTGTACTACTACGACATTTACTTGAAAGTACAGCAAGAGCTGCCCCACCTCCCTCAATCTGAAATCAACAAAAAGATCAGCGAGAGCTGGAGGTTGCTCAGCGTGGCTGAAAAAAGCTATTATTTGGAGAAAGCCAAGCTAGAGAAAGAGGGACTGGACCCG AACTCCAAGGTGTCCACTCGAACTACAGTAGTTCCAGACATTCCGGGTTTCCGTAAGATTCTTCCTCGCTCAGATTACATAATTATTCCCAAAACCACTCTTCAGGAGGACAGGAGCCGGCAGCCGCTGGAACTGTGTGTGACGCAGGGTCAGGCAGCACCCGAAGGCGTGACAGCTTCCACCAATATCACAAACGTCCCCCGTGATGCTGTGCAGAACATCCTTTCCGTGGACTCGAGCCACGTTGGCATTTCTGAGCAGTGCATCGCCATCGAAGGACTATCAGAAGAGACTGCTTCCTTTGGTCAGTCAGAGGCTGTGGAAGAAGTGGTGGCATCAGAGGTTCTCTCTCACTACGTTGGGCCCGTGACAGATAAAGTGGCTGGAGACGTCCTCTTGGATGAGGCTTCTTTGGAAATAGAAGGGCAGCCGTATCAGACGACTCGGGTCGTTATTGAAGAGACTCTAGTTAGCAGCTCCACGGACATCCCCAACGGGAGCATCGCTGTGGCCCGTCCCCAG GATACTGAAGAGAGCACTTCCTCCACACCTGCTACGCAGTTTATTATGTTACCTTTACCAGCTCATTCTGTTGTGGAGAACCCGACATCAATTAAATTG ACAACCACCTATACTCGTAGGGGACATGGGAATTGTACCAATCCTGGCTGCTCCTTCACGTATGTCACCAGACATAAGCCACCAAAATGCCCAGCATGTGGGAACTTCCTGGGGGGGAAATGGATCCCGAAG GAAAAGCAACCAAAAATCAAATCTGAGCCAAATTCAGGCACTTCTCTGAAAACTCCGGCAACTAAAAGAGGTCAACAGTCAGTGCTCACGGAGCCGGCAGCTGTGTGTGAGAGCACCTCGAAGTCTGCCCTGGAGAGCTCTGAAGCGGTCAGCCAGCTGCTGAATGCTGTGCCTGCTGGAGGGCAGATGCAGGAGACGGAGTGGGAGGAAGTGATCATCTCTGAGGCTCACATTCTCGCAAACAGCGTGCTTGCTGAAGACAGAGGGACTGCTGCCGGAGTCATGGTTGGTCAAGAGAGCCAGCCGCAAGGAGACtcttctgcagagcaggcagaaaaagataACATAGGGCTGCGGATGCCGCCGTCTTCTGAGGTGCTGAGTCCAAATACCTCTGCAAAAAAGCCAGTGGG AATTgatgctccagctgctgcacacAAAGGGCAAGAAGTAAAGAGTAAACCAAGACCGAAGCCCtccttgctggctgcagcaagGCCCATGCGAGCAATTCTGCCCGCACCAGCCAGCGTGGGGAGAGAAGCCAGCACTGAGCAGGCTAGCAAGAGACAGGCGTTTGCAAATACTG aCAAGCATCCCCCCGTGAGAACGTCAGGCTTGAAGCCCAGTACGCTGAAACAGTTGGGTCAGGCAGTTCTGCAGCCACCAAGTGCTGAGGAACAAAAG CTCCACAGCACTTTGCCCAACAGGGCTTCACAGGTTAAAGTAGTGGAGGTCAAGCCAGATGTGTTCCCTTCCTACAAGTACAGCTGCACTGTAACTTTG GATTTGGGACTGGCAACATCACGTGGCAGAGGGAAATGCAAGAACCCCTCGTGTAGTTACGTGTATACAAACAGGCACAAGCCCCGCATCTGTCCAAGCTGTGGCTACAATCTTGCCAAAGACAGagctgagaaaacagcaaaatcccTG GAGGTCAGTCCAGGCCAGCCTGATGTGCTGAACACCAGCGAGCCCTTAACCCCATCCCAGAAAGAGATCCAGCGCCAATCCACCCTGCAGTTGCTGCGCAAAGTAATGCAGATCCCAGAGAATGAATCAGAACTGGCTGAGGTCTTCACGCTCATCCACGAACTGAACAGCTCGCGGCTCATCCTGTCCAACGTGAGTGAGGAGACAGTCACCATAGAGCAGACCTCCTGGTCAAACTACTATGAGTCTCCATCTGCGCAGTGCCTCCTCTGTAACAGCCCATTGTTCAAAGGGGGACAGAA TTCCCTTGCTGGTCCTCAGGAGTGCTGGCTGCTGACTGCAAATAGATTACAGGTGGTTACAGCTCAGGTCAAAGTGTGCTTGAACCTGCAGTGTCTGGCCCTCCATAGCTTCACGGATATTTACACAG GCCTTTTCAATGTGGGTAACAAGTTGCTAGTGAGCCTGGATCTTCTGTTTGCAATCCGAAACCACATTAAACTTGGAGAGGATCCCAGAGTGGCTGTTGGCAATATACTCGACTCTGTTCAGGAGCAAACTG aaaaaaGCCTGAGCTCTGATGAGCAGGCTCAGCTCCAGGAACTGCTGTGCAATGGCTACTGGGCCTTTGAATGCCTCACTGTCCGGGATTACAACGATATGATCTGTGGAATCTGTGGCATAACCCCCAAGGTGGAAATAGCCCAGAGGAATGTGGAAAATGTCCTGGCATTGAAAAACATAGAG TTTACTTGGCCAGAATTCTTGGCATCAAGTGAAGTGAATGTGGAAGACTTCTGGTCCACAATGGAGACAGAAGTGATTGAGCAGGTGGCTTTTCCTTCTAGCATCCCCATCACAAAGTTTGATGCCTCTATTGTtgctcctttcttccctccacTGATGAGAGGAGCAGTGGTGGTCAATACTGAGAAGGACAAGAACCTGGATGCACAGCCAGTCCCAG GTAATGGGAGTGCCTTGGTGAGGctgcttcaggaagaaaacttcAGGCTCGAGCTGATAAGCTCCTACAGCGAGGAAGAGCTGCAAAGCTTTTTGACACAGTGTGACATCCCCTGGGAGGCTTCAGATACAAAG GACCAGCTCTGTTACTCCCTCCTGGCTCTCTATGACTTTGTCCAGAATGGGACAAGCATCAAACAAGCTTCTGCTCAtcacacaggaggaaaaatctACAAAGTGTGCCCACATCAG GTTGTGTGTGGCTCAAAGTACATAGTAAGAGGAGAAAATGCACGGGATCACGTGGACCTCTTGGTTTCCTCACGTCATTGGCCTCCGGTGTATGTTGTCGATACGGCCTCTTCGGTGGCGCTGTGTGCAGACATCTGCTGTCCTGACCTGGCTTCCCAGATGTGGGGCAAAAACCAGGGCTGCTTCTCTGACCCTATGGATCCCCCAACG TACGTGTCCTGTCCTGAACTGTTAGACCAGCACTACAGCGTAGACATGACTGTGGCTGAGCACTCTGTTCAGCACCCAGTCACCAAGTCAGCAGCACGCCGAATTGTTCACGCTGGTTTGGAGCAGAACAGTCACCAAGATCCAACGGCTCAGCACCACTGCATCTCCCTGTGCCGGGAGCTGGAGCCTTACAACGCCATCATTGCCGCTATCAGTGACAGCAAAACTAGCAACGTCCGCCAAAGGCCCATCACCTTTGAGAATGCCACACATTATTACCTCTACAACCGCCTCATGGACTTCCTCACCAGCAGGGAAATCGTGAATCGGCAGATCCAGGAGATCGTACAGAGCTGCCAGCCGGGGGAGGTGGTGATTCGGGATGCTCTCTACCGGCTCGGAGTGGCCCAGATTAAAACAGAAACGGAAGAGGACgaagaagagaagcaggaggaTGATAAAGACATTGCTGAGTAA
- the HMGXB3 gene encoding HMG domain-containing protein 3 isoform X1: MEAPYDGTEVTVVMEEIEGAYTYASPVPSKKKKKYKSPGDHGEKAKKPRSAYLLYYYDIYLKVQQELPHLPQSEINKKISESWRLLSVAEKSYYLEKAKLEKEGLDPNSKVSTRTTVVPDIPGFRKILPRSDYIIIPKTTLQEDRSRQPLELCVTQGQAAPEGVTASTNITNVPRDAVQNILSVDSSHVGISEQCIAIEGLSEETASFGQSEAVEEVVASEVLSHYVGPVTDKVAGDVLLDEASLEIEGQPYQTTRVVIEETLVSSSTDIPNGSIAVARPQVSDGVSVVTVVTGRDTEESTSSTPATQFIMLPLPAHSVVENPTSIKLTTTYTRRGHGNCTNPGCSFTYVTRHKPPKCPACGNFLGGKWIPKEKQPKIKSEPNSGTSLKTPATKRGQQSVLTEPAAVCESTSKSALESSEAVSQLLNAVPAGGQMQETEWEEVIISEAHILANSVLAEDRGTAAGVMVGQESQPQGDSSAEQAEKDNIGLRMPPSSEVLSPNTSAKKPVGIDAPAAAHKGQEVKSKPRPKPSLLAAARPMRAILPAPASVGREASTEQASKRQAFANTDKHPPVRTSGLKPSTLKQLGQAVLQPPSAEEQKLHSTLPNRASQVKVVEVKPDVFPSYKYSCTVTLDLGLATSRGRGKCKNPSCSYVYTNRHKPRICPSCGYNLAKDRAEKTAKSLEVSPGQPDVLNTSEPLTPSQKEIQRQSTLQLLRKVMQIPENESELAEVFTLIHELNSSRLILSNVSEETVTIEQTSWSNYYESPSAQCLLCNSPLFKGGQNSLAGPQECWLLTANRLQVVTAQVKVCLNLQCLALHSFTDIYTGLFNVGNKLLVSLDLLFAIRNHIKLGEDPRVAVGNILDSVQEQTEKSLSSDEQAQLQELLCNGYWAFECLTVRDYNDMICGICGITPKVEIAQRNVENVLALKNIEFTWPEFLASSEVNVEDFWSTMETEVIEQVAFPSSIPITKFDASIVAPFFPPLMRGAVVVNTEKDKNLDAQPVPGNGSALVRLLQEENFRLELISSYSEEELQSFLTQCDIPWEASDTKDQLCYSLLALYDFVQNGTSIKQASAHHTGGKIYKVCPHQVVCGSKYIVRGENARDHVDLLVSSRHWPPVYVVDTASSVALCADICCPDLASQMWGKNQGCFSDPMDPPTYVSCPELLDQHYSVDMTVAEHSVQHPVTKSAARRIVHAGLEQNSHQDPTAQHHCISLCRELEPYNAIIAAISDSKTSNVRQRPITFENATHYYLYNRLMDFLTSREIVNRQIQEIVQSCQPGEVVIRDALYRLGVAQIKTETEEDEEEKQEDDKDIAE; the protein is encoded by the exons ATGGAGGCTCCCTACGATGGCACCGAGGTAACCGTGGTGATGGAGGAAATAGAGGGCGCCTACACGTACGCGTCGCCAGTGCCTTcgaagaagaaaaagaaatacaaaagtcCTGGTGATCACGGGGAAAAAGCCAAAAAGCCTAG ATCTGCTTACCTCCTGTACTACTACGACATTTACTTGAAAGTACAGCAAGAGCTGCCCCACCTCCCTCAATCTGAAATCAACAAAAAGATCAGCGAGAGCTGGAGGTTGCTCAGCGTGGCTGAAAAAAGCTATTATTTGGAGAAAGCCAAGCTAGAGAAAGAGGGACTGGACCCG AACTCCAAGGTGTCCACTCGAACTACAGTAGTTCCAGACATTCCGGGTTTCCGTAAGATTCTTCCTCGCTCAGATTACATAATTATTCCCAAAACCACTCTTCAGGAGGACAGGAGCCGGCAGCCGCTGGAACTGTGTGTGACGCAGGGTCAGGCAGCACCCGAAGGCGTGACAGCTTCCACCAATATCACAAACGTCCCCCGTGATGCTGTGCAGAACATCCTTTCCGTGGACTCGAGCCACGTTGGCATTTCTGAGCAGTGCATCGCCATCGAAGGACTATCAGAAGAGACTGCTTCCTTTGGTCAGTCAGAGGCTGTGGAAGAAGTGGTGGCATCAGAGGTTCTCTCTCACTACGTTGGGCCCGTGACAGATAAAGTGGCTGGAGACGTCCTCTTGGATGAGGCTTCTTTGGAAATAGAAGGGCAGCCGTATCAGACGACTCGGGTCGTTATTGAAGAGACTCTAGTTAGCAGCTCCACGGACATCCCCAACGGGAGCATCGCTGTGGCCCGTCCCCAGGTTTCAGACGGTGTGTCTGTGGTAACCGTGGTGACCGGGAGG GATACTGAAGAGAGCACTTCCTCCACACCTGCTACGCAGTTTATTATGTTACCTTTACCAGCTCATTCTGTTGTGGAGAACCCGACATCAATTAAATTG ACAACCACCTATACTCGTAGGGGACATGGGAATTGTACCAATCCTGGCTGCTCCTTCACGTATGTCACCAGACATAAGCCACCAAAATGCCCAGCATGTGGGAACTTCCTGGGGGGGAAATGGATCCCGAAG GAAAAGCAACCAAAAATCAAATCTGAGCCAAATTCAGGCACTTCTCTGAAAACTCCGGCAACTAAAAGAGGTCAACAGTCAGTGCTCACGGAGCCGGCAGCTGTGTGTGAGAGCACCTCGAAGTCTGCCCTGGAGAGCTCTGAAGCGGTCAGCCAGCTGCTGAATGCTGTGCCTGCTGGAGGGCAGATGCAGGAGACGGAGTGGGAGGAAGTGATCATCTCTGAGGCTCACATTCTCGCAAACAGCGTGCTTGCTGAAGACAGAGGGACTGCTGCCGGAGTCATGGTTGGTCAAGAGAGCCAGCCGCAAGGAGACtcttctgcagagcaggcagaaaaagataACATAGGGCTGCGGATGCCGCCGTCTTCTGAGGTGCTGAGTCCAAATACCTCTGCAAAAAAGCCAGTGGG AATTgatgctccagctgctgcacacAAAGGGCAAGAAGTAAAGAGTAAACCAAGACCGAAGCCCtccttgctggctgcagcaagGCCCATGCGAGCAATTCTGCCCGCACCAGCCAGCGTGGGGAGAGAAGCCAGCACTGAGCAGGCTAGCAAGAGACAGGCGTTTGCAAATACTG aCAAGCATCCCCCCGTGAGAACGTCAGGCTTGAAGCCCAGTACGCTGAAACAGTTGGGTCAGGCAGTTCTGCAGCCACCAAGTGCTGAGGAACAAAAG CTCCACAGCACTTTGCCCAACAGGGCTTCACAGGTTAAAGTAGTGGAGGTCAAGCCAGATGTGTTCCCTTCCTACAAGTACAGCTGCACTGTAACTTTG GATTTGGGACTGGCAACATCACGTGGCAGAGGGAAATGCAAGAACCCCTCGTGTAGTTACGTGTATACAAACAGGCACAAGCCCCGCATCTGTCCAAGCTGTGGCTACAATCTTGCCAAAGACAGagctgagaaaacagcaaaatcccTG GAGGTCAGTCCAGGCCAGCCTGATGTGCTGAACACCAGCGAGCCCTTAACCCCATCCCAGAAAGAGATCCAGCGCCAATCCACCCTGCAGTTGCTGCGCAAAGTAATGCAGATCCCAGAGAATGAATCAGAACTGGCTGAGGTCTTCACGCTCATCCACGAACTGAACAGCTCGCGGCTCATCCTGTCCAACGTGAGTGAGGAGACAGTCACCATAGAGCAGACCTCCTGGTCAAACTACTATGAGTCTCCATCTGCGCAGTGCCTCCTCTGTAACAGCCCATTGTTCAAAGGGGGACAGAA TTCCCTTGCTGGTCCTCAGGAGTGCTGGCTGCTGACTGCAAATAGATTACAGGTGGTTACAGCTCAGGTCAAAGTGTGCTTGAACCTGCAGTGTCTGGCCCTCCATAGCTTCACGGATATTTACACAG GCCTTTTCAATGTGGGTAACAAGTTGCTAGTGAGCCTGGATCTTCTGTTTGCAATCCGAAACCACATTAAACTTGGAGAGGATCCCAGAGTGGCTGTTGGCAATATACTCGACTCTGTTCAGGAGCAAACTG aaaaaaGCCTGAGCTCTGATGAGCAGGCTCAGCTCCAGGAACTGCTGTGCAATGGCTACTGGGCCTTTGAATGCCTCACTGTCCGGGATTACAACGATATGATCTGTGGAATCTGTGGCATAACCCCCAAGGTGGAAATAGCCCAGAGGAATGTGGAAAATGTCCTGGCATTGAAAAACATAGAG TTTACTTGGCCAGAATTCTTGGCATCAAGTGAAGTGAATGTGGAAGACTTCTGGTCCACAATGGAGACAGAAGTGATTGAGCAGGTGGCTTTTCCTTCTAGCATCCCCATCACAAAGTTTGATGCCTCTATTGTtgctcctttcttccctccacTGATGAGAGGAGCAGTGGTGGTCAATACTGAGAAGGACAAGAACCTGGATGCACAGCCAGTCCCAG GTAATGGGAGTGCCTTGGTGAGGctgcttcaggaagaaaacttcAGGCTCGAGCTGATAAGCTCCTACAGCGAGGAAGAGCTGCAAAGCTTTTTGACACAGTGTGACATCCCCTGGGAGGCTTCAGATACAAAG GACCAGCTCTGTTACTCCCTCCTGGCTCTCTATGACTTTGTCCAGAATGGGACAAGCATCAAACAAGCTTCTGCTCAtcacacaggaggaaaaatctACAAAGTGTGCCCACATCAG GTTGTGTGTGGCTCAAAGTACATAGTAAGAGGAGAAAATGCACGGGATCACGTGGACCTCTTGGTTTCCTCACGTCATTGGCCTCCGGTGTATGTTGTCGATACGGCCTCTTCGGTGGCGCTGTGTGCAGACATCTGCTGTCCTGACCTGGCTTCCCAGATGTGGGGCAAAAACCAGGGCTGCTTCTCTGACCCTATGGATCCCCCAACG TACGTGTCCTGTCCTGAACTGTTAGACCAGCACTACAGCGTAGACATGACTGTGGCTGAGCACTCTGTTCAGCACCCAGTCACCAAGTCAGCAGCACGCCGAATTGTTCACGCTGGTTTGGAGCAGAACAGTCACCAAGATCCAACGGCTCAGCACCACTGCATCTCCCTGTGCCGGGAGCTGGAGCCTTACAACGCCATCATTGCCGCTATCAGTGACAGCAAAACTAGCAACGTCCGCCAAAGGCCCATCACCTTTGAGAATGCCACACATTATTACCTCTACAACCGCCTCATGGACTTCCTCACCAGCAGGGAAATCGTGAATCGGCAGATCCAGGAGATCGTACAGAGCTGCCAGCCGGGGGAGGTGGTGATTCGGGATGCTCTCTACCGGCTCGGAGTGGCCCAGATTAAAACAGAAACGGAAGAGGACgaagaagagaagcaggaggaTGATAAAGACATTGCTGAGTAA